One window of Perca fluviatilis chromosome 12, GENO_Pfluv_1.0, whole genome shotgun sequence genomic DNA carries:
- the LOC120569961 gene encoding gamma-crystallin M3-like: MTNTNMNMRGKIIFYEEKNFQGRHYECMSDCSDMSSYLSRCHSCRVESGCFMVYDRTNYMGSQYFMRRGEYADYMSMMGMRDCIRSCRMIPMHRGQFRMKIYERENFGGQSYELMDDCDNIMDRYRMNDCQSCHVMDGHWLMYEQPNYRGRMMYMRPGEYRSFRDMGMSGMRWMSMRRITDSCN; this comes from the exons ATGACCAACACCAACATGAACATGAGGGGCAAG ATTATCTTCTACGAGGAGAAGAACTTCCAGGGTCGCCACTATGAGTGCATGAGTGACTGCTCTGACATGTCCTCCTACCTGAGCAGGTGCCACTCCTGCAGGGTGGAGAGTGGCTGCTTCATGGTCTACGACCGCACCAACTATATGGGAAGCCAGTACTTCATGAGGAGGGGCGAGTACGCTGACTACATGAGCATGATGGGAATGAGAGACTGCATCAGGTCTTGCCGTATGATCCCTATG CACAGAGGTCAGTTCAGGATGAAGATCTATGAGAGGGAGAACTTCGGTGGTCAGAGTTACGAGCTGATGGACGACTGCGACAACATCATGGACCGTTACCGTATGAACGACTGCCAGTCCTGCCACGTGATGGACGGCCACTGGCTGATGTACGAGCAGCCCAACTACAGAGGCAGGATGATGTACATGAGGCCCGGAGAGTACAGGAGCTTCAGGGACATGGGCATGAGTGGCATGAGGTGGATGAGCATGAGGCGTATCACTGATTCCTGCAACTAA
- the LOC120569965 gene encoding gamma-crystallin M3-like has product MTNTNMNMRGKIIFYEEKNFQGRHYECMSDCSDMSSYMSRCHSCRVESGCFMVYDRPNYMGSQYFMRRGEYADYMSMMGMRDSIRSCRMIPMHRGQFRMKIYERENFGGQSYEMMDDCDNIMDRYRMNDCQSCHVMDGHWLMYEQPNYRGRMMYMRPGEYRSFRDMGMSGMRWMSMRRITDSCN; this is encoded by the exons ATGACCAACACCAACATGAACATGAGGGGCAAG ATCATCTTCTACGAGGAGAAGAACTTCCAGGGTCGCCACTATGAGTGCATGAGCGACTGCTCTGACATGTCCTCCTACATGAGCAGGTGCCACTCCTGCAGGGTGGAGAGCGGCTGCTTCATGGTCTACGACCGTCCCAACTACATGGGAAGCCAGTACTTCATGAGGAGGGGCGAGTATGCTGACTACATGAGCATGATGGGAATGAGGGACAGCATCAGGTCTTGCCGTATGATCCCCATG CACAGAGGTCAGTTCAGGATGAAGATCTATGAGAGGGAGAACTTCGGTGGTCAGAGTTACGAGATGATGGACGACTGTGACAACATCATGGACCGTTACCGTATGAACGACTGCCAGTCCTGCCACGTGATGGACGGCCACTGGCTGATGTACGAGCAGCCCAACTACAGAGGCAGGATGATGTACATGAGGCCCGGAGAGTACAGGAGCTTCAGGGACATGGGCATGAGTGGCATGAGGTGGATGAGCATGAGGCGTATCACTGATTCCTGCAACTAA
- the LOC120569968 gene encoding gamma-crystallin M3-like isoform X3 encodes MTNTNMNMRGKIIFYEERNFQGRHYECMSDCSDMSSYMSRCHSCRVESGCFMVYDRTNYMGSQYFMRRGEYADYMSMMGMRDCIRSCRMIPMHRGQFRMKIYERENFGGQSYEMMDDCDNIMDRYRMNDCMSCHVMDGHWLMYEQPNYRGRMMYMRPGEYRSFRDMGMSGMRWMSMRRITDSYN; translated from the exons ATGACCAACACCAACATGAACATGAGGGGCAAG ATTATCTTCTACGAGGAGAGGAACTTCCAGGGTCGCCACTATGAGTGCATGAGCGACTGCTCTGACATGTCCTCCTACATGAGCAGGTGCCACTCCTGCAGGGTGGAGAGCGGCTGTTTCATGGTCTACGACCGCACCAACTACATGGGAAGCCAGTACTTCATGAGGAGGGGCGAGTATGCTGACTACATGAGCATGATGGGAATGAGAGACTGCATCAGGTCTTGCCGTATGATCCCTATG CACAGAGGTCAGTTCAGGATGAAGATCTATGAGAGGGAGAACTTCGGTGGTCAGAGTTACGAGATGATGGACGACTGCGACAACATCATGGACCGTTACCGTATGAACGACTGCATGTCCTGCCACGTGATGGACGGCCACTGGCTGATGTACGAGCAGCCCAACTACAGAGGCAGGATGATGTACATGAGGCCCGGAGAGTACAGGAGCTTCAGGGACATGGGCATGAGTGGCATGAGGTGGATGAGCATGAGGCGTATCACTGATTCCTACAACTAA
- the LOC120569967 gene encoding gamma-crystallin M3-like, with amino-acid sequence MTNTNMDMRGKIIFYEENNFQGRHYECMSDCSDMSSYMSRCQSCRVESGCFMVYDRPNYMGSQYFMRRGEYADYMSMMGMRDSIRSCRMIPMHRGQFRMKIYERENFGGQSYEMMDDCDNIMDRYRMNNCMSCHVMDGHWLMYEQPNYRGRMMYMRPGEYRSFRDMGMSGMRWMSMRRITDSYN; translated from the exons ATGACCAACACCAACATGGACATGAGGGGCAAA ATTATCTTCTACGAGGAGAATAACTTCCAGGGTCGCCACTATGAGTGCATGAGCGACTGCTCTGACATGTCCTCCTACATGAGCAGGTGCCAGTCCTGCAGGGTGGAGAGTGGCTGCTTCATGGTCTATGACCGTCCCAACTACATGGGAAGCCAGTACTTCATGAGGAGGGGCGAGTATGCTGACTACATGAGCATGATGGGAATGAGGGACAGCATCAGGTCTTGCCGTATGATCCCCATG CACAGAGGTCAGTTCAGGATGAAGATCTATGAGAGGGAGAACTTCGGTGGTCAGAGTTACGAGATGATGGACGACTGCGACAACATCATGGACCGTTACCGTATGAACAACTGCATGTCCTGCCACGTGATGGACGGCCACTGGCTGATGTACGAGCAGCCCAACTACAGAGGCAGGATGATGTACATGAGGCCCGGAGAGTACAGGAGCTTCAGGGACATGGGCATGAGTGGCATGAGGTGGATGAGCATGAGGCGTATCACTGATTC